One genomic window of Methanosarcina acetivorans C2A includes the following:
- a CDS encoding APC family permease produces MECCSLDFLGWENLSFCFGELRDPERNIPRLYWLSFVPVAAIYVLLTLISVGASTTGVSLKGAAGLSSLVLFIPGGSFLIWIIMDYNSSACSKCMFRELYCKPPDLCWRQDRCFSRTIRKVSKRHVPLPSLVALYVLSVPIITGCYLLKVPITAMMLLVNHNFIFLCSFVIITY; encoded by the coding sequence GTGGAATGTTGCAGCCTTGATTTTCTGGGCTGGGAGAATCTTTCTTTTTGCTTTGGAGAACTGAGGGATCCCGAAAGAAACATTCCCCGCCTATACTGGTTGAGCTTTGTTCCGGTCGCTGCGATATATGTTTTACTTACCCTGATAAGCGTAGGAGCCAGCACTACAGGAGTTTCCCTTAAGGGAGCTGCCGGGCTTTCCAGTCTTGTTCTTTTTATTCCAGGCGGAAGTTTTCTGATATGGATTATTATGGATTATAATAGTAGTGCTTGCAGCAAATGCATGTTCCGGGAACTTTACTGCAAGCCGCCTGACCTATGCTGGAGACAGGACAGGTGTTTTTCCCGAACTATTCGGAAAGTCTCAAAAAGACATGTTCCCCTACCCAGTCTTGTGGCTCTATACGTCCTGTCAGTTCCTATAATTACAGGGTGTTATTTATTGAAAGTTCCTATTACGGCTATGATGCTGCTCGTAAACCATAACTTTATTTTCCTCTGCAGCTTCGTCATAATTACTTACTAG
- a CDS encoding nitrogenase component 1, which yields MIQIALYGKGGIGKSTVSANLSAALADLNKRVLQVGCDPKHDSTRLLLGGAVIPTVLDYMRETPGEAQQLEALVFEGYRSTACVEAGGPKPGIGCAGRGILSSFEVLKRLGLRASSFDVVLYDVLGDVVCGGFAVPLRKEYADAVFLVTSGEYMALYAANNILRGIRNFEDTNPRVAGIIFNSRGFFAEEERVFAFSRAVGLPVLSSIPRDEVFSQAEKAGKTLAEAFPSSASAGIFRELAVYVETLEKDRSLLHPANPLGDLELEALVLGRRERVCMKPFTTAPATDEKTGTELCSLCQEKGPSAEIPSEIPETKSAGTPEEVPTQSPTPLPSRPPLYGCAFSGAATATFQVSDAATVLHGPRSCTHITADALACSFLRGGGINAGEVKQVPGLLPTDMEEEDVIFGGIEKLERKIEEALSAGWQTVFVVSTCPGGIIGDDVKRATSRVETRFPGARVIPVPVEGVLTGDFSTGLLEGYKRVADLIDPSVTPEKGLVNIIGERSFSLREEEHFRTIEGLIKKLGYGVNCRFLKGADTLSLRSFKKAEINMLACDDPETRALQAYLSDRFGLEFFELPFPVGFRESSLWVKALTARLLPGEDPSPLLEEQEELYRAGVVKYAPQLSGKRVLVVSYTEDIGWVLDTIRDLGMEIVKVGISVSFFGRGSPGLLSCEAFPVERDYTDEKRARDVRILMPDLVLSNYAPSVPEDGVHYDTIPFSPQVGFLSGLELAKRWSTLLRLPVTEGWKYDGGDES from the coding sequence GTGATCCAGATTGCACTCTACGGTAAGGGAGGTATAGGCAAGTCAACTGTTTCTGCAAACCTCTCGGCTGCCCTTGCCGATTTGAATAAGCGGGTACTGCAGGTCGGCTGCGACCCGAAACACGACTCCACCCGCCTGCTTCTCGGTGGGGCTGTCATCCCCACAGTGCTGGACTATATGCGTGAAACCCCCGGGGAAGCCCAGCAGCTTGAAGCCTTGGTCTTTGAAGGCTACAGAAGTACTGCCTGCGTGGAAGCAGGGGGGCCGAAACCCGGGATCGGCTGTGCAGGCCGCGGGATTCTGAGCAGTTTTGAAGTCTTAAAACGCTTGGGGCTCAGGGCTTCTTCCTTTGACGTCGTCCTCTACGATGTACTCGGGGACGTGGTCTGCGGCGGGTTTGCAGTCCCCCTCAGGAAAGAATATGCCGACGCGGTTTTTCTGGTAACTTCCGGGGAATATATGGCTCTGTACGCAGCCAACAACATCCTCCGGGGTATCCGGAATTTTGAGGACACAAACCCCAGGGTTGCAGGCATCATCTTCAACAGCCGGGGGTTTTTCGCCGAAGAGGAAAGGGTCTTTGCCTTTTCCCGGGCAGTAGGGCTGCCCGTGCTTTCCTCCATCCCCAGGGACGAGGTCTTTTCTCAAGCTGAAAAAGCCGGAAAAACCCTGGCAGAAGCCTTCCCCTCTTCTGCTTCTGCAGGTATTTTCAGGGAGCTGGCAGTGTATGTGGAAACTCTTGAAAAGGATCGAAGTCTGCTTCATCCCGCAAACCCCCTCGGTGACCTTGAGCTTGAAGCTCTGGTGCTGGGGAGACGAGAAAGGGTTTGCATGAAGCCATTCACTACAGCTCCTGCAACCGATGAAAAAACCGGTACGGAGCTCTGTTCCCTCTGCCAGGAAAAGGGACCTTCTGCAGAAATCCCCTCCGAAATTCCCGAAACAAAGTCCGCAGGAACTCCCGAAGAAGTGCCTACACAGTCCCCTACGCCCCTTCCCTCCAGGCCTCCTCTTTACGGTTGTGCATTTTCAGGGGCTGCAACTGCTACTTTTCAGGTTAGCGATGCTGCCACGGTTCTGCACGGGCCGAGGAGCTGTACCCATATCACGGCCGATGCCCTTGCATGTTCGTTTTTAAGGGGAGGCGGAATAAATGCAGGTGAGGTAAAGCAGGTCCCAGGCCTCCTGCCGACAGATATGGAGGAAGAGGATGTCATCTTCGGGGGGATTGAAAAGCTTGAGAGGAAAATCGAAGAAGCCCTTTCAGCCGGCTGGCAAACGGTCTTTGTGGTGAGCACCTGCCCGGGAGGTATCATAGGAGATGACGTAAAAAGGGCAACTTCAAGGGTAGAAACCCGTTTTCCAGGAGCAAGGGTCATCCCCGTCCCCGTAGAAGGGGTACTTACGGGAGACTTTTCGACCGGACTGCTTGAGGGGTACAAACGGGTTGCTGACCTGATCGACCCTTCCGTAACGCCCGAAAAAGGCCTGGTCAACATTATCGGAGAAAGGAGTTTTTCCCTGCGAGAAGAGGAACACTTCCGTACGATCGAAGGGCTGATCAAAAAGTTAGGGTACGGGGTCAACTGCAGGTTTTTAAAAGGGGCAGATACCCTTTCCCTTCGCTCTTTTAAAAAAGCGGAAATCAACATGCTGGCCTGCGACGACCCCGAGACCCGGGCCCTGCAGGCATACCTCTCCGACCGTTTCGGGCTTGAATTTTTTGAGCTTCCCTTTCCTGTGGGTTTCCGGGAAAGTTCCCTCTGGGTAAAAGCCCTAACAGCACGCCTGCTTCCCGGAGAGGATCCCTCTCCCCTGCTGGAGGAACAGGAAGAGCTGTACAGGGCGGGGGTTGTAAAATATGCCCCCCAGCTATCGGGAAAGCGCGTACTCGTGGTTAGCTACACCGAGGACATCGGCTGGGTGCTGGACACGATCCGGGATCTGGGGATGGAAATCGTTAAAGTTGGGATTTCGGTCTCGTTTTTCGGAAGGGGAAGTCCGGGTCTCCTGTCCTGCGAAGCCTTCCCGGTAGAGAGAGACTATACAGACGAAAAGAGAGCAAGGGATGTAAGGATCCTCATGCCGGACCTTGTCCTTTCTAATTATGCTCCTTCAGTCCCTGAAGACGGGGTGCATTACGATACTATCCCCTTCTCCCCGCAGGTCGGGTTCCTGAGCGGGCTTGAACTTGCGAAACGCTGGAGTACACTTCTGCGGCTGCCGGTTACGGAAGGGTGGAAGTACGACGGAGGTGATGAAAGTTGA
- a CDS encoding nitrogenase component 1 has translation MIFSPDAFTGSILAVEGIRDATVILNGPTGCKLYHSFLSDRQFPRESSHDPLAFQDEFYFGQPRVPCTCLDGEDYIRGSLEKFERALTSIAVKEKGLLMVINSPGASLVGDDLESVIKKAGMQDRCFVVENPGFSLPAARGFENAALALVEHLKLRPLQRPASPKKVNLIGLSLLHKHWGGSVAEMKRLLAFLGLEVGAVFLAGTFLDEIRESGDAACNIVLYPEYGRRIAEWYRKHLGTPAVFSPLGAPLGFDASESLLREVAAVLDIDPAPALAEVRRARQASYRHISRFHSYSGLPKGASFSIRAESSLAFPLTHWLYSYLGMAPLAVKLLPGSDPEAAESLRAFLDEKGFCEAWDRDPSLESADIAFADGPTLQLLKAKGCCKAGIEIALPEEGYIHIIPKTYLGVSGALLLLEEIINGLRSK, from the coding sequence TTGATTTTTTCCCCTGACGCTTTTACGGGTTCTATCCTGGCGGTAGAAGGAATCAGGGATGCGACTGTGATCCTGAATGGGCCTACAGGGTGCAAGTTATACCACAGTTTTCTCTCGGACAGGCAGTTTCCCAGGGAAAGTTCCCATGACCCCCTGGCGTTCCAGGACGAGTTCTATTTCGGACAGCCCCGGGTCCCCTGCACCTGCCTGGACGGGGAAGACTACATCCGGGGTTCACTTGAAAAGTTTGAAAGAGCACTTACATCAATAGCAGTAAAAGAAAAAGGCTTGCTCATGGTGATTAATTCCCCCGGAGCAAGCCTTGTGGGAGACGACCTGGAAAGTGTAATCAAAAAGGCAGGGATGCAGGACCGCTGTTTTGTTGTGGAAAATCCGGGTTTTTCCCTTCCTGCAGCCCGGGGATTTGAAAATGCTGCCCTTGCCCTGGTCGAACACCTGAAACTCCGCCCCCTGCAACGCCCGGCTTCACCGAAAAAAGTGAACCTGATAGGGCTTTCTCTGCTCCATAAACACTGGGGAGGGTCGGTTGCGGAAATGAAGCGGCTTCTGGCTTTTCTGGGCCTGGAAGTGGGGGCCGTTTTCCTTGCAGGCACTTTCCTTGACGAAATCCGGGAATCCGGTGATGCAGCCTGTAATATCGTCCTTTATCCCGAATATGGCAGAAGGATTGCAGAATGGTACAGGAAACACTTAGGGACCCCTGCCGTGTTTTCTCCTCTTGGGGCTCCCCTGGGGTTTGATGCGAGTGAAAGCCTGTTGAGGGAAGTTGCAGCTGTCCTGGATATCGACCCTGCACCTGCTCTTGCCGAAGTCCGGAGAGCCAGGCAGGCCAGTTACCGGCATATTTCACGTTTCCATTCTTACTCAGGACTTCCCAAAGGAGCCAGTTTTTCAATCCGGGCCGAAAGCTCGCTTGCCTTCCCACTTACACACTGGCTTTACTCCTACCTGGGAATGGCCCCCCTTGCAGTAAAACTGCTTCCCGGAAGTGACCCAGAAGCAGCAGAATCTCTCAGGGCTTTTCTGGACGAAAAAGGCTTTTGCGAAGCCTGGGACAGGGATCCTTCCCTTGAATCGGCTGATATCGCCTTTGCTGACGGCCCTACACTCCAGCTTTTAAAAGCAAAGGGATGCTGCAAAGCCGGCATCGAAATCGCCCTTCCGGAAGAAGGCTACATCCACATAATTCCGAAAACATATCTTGGAGTTTCGGGTGCCCTCCTCCTTCTGGAAGAAATCATTAACGGACTGCGCTCCAAGTGA
- a CDS encoding ion transporter: MPGSVKDKTQNKPPENNWRNTLYTIIFEADTPAGKLFDEVLILTILLSVIVVMLDSVSGIAAVYGGLFYILEWIFTILFTVEYFLRLICVGRPLRYATSFFGIIDLLAILPTYLSLLLPGSRYLLVIRSLRLLRIFRVLKLVQYVGEADLLIKALQASRRKITLFLFAVLNLVVILGSLMYVIEGAESGFTSIPRSIYWAVITLTTVGYGDIVPVTNLGQALASVIMIIGYSIIAVPTGIVTSEITFASKNLNGRVCQNCSFEGHDSDAKFCKRCGAEL; this comes from the coding sequence ATGCCAGGTTCCGTGAAAGACAAAACGCAAAATAAGCCACCTGAGAATAACTGGCGAAATACCCTATATACAATAATATTTGAAGCCGATACCCCCGCAGGCAAGCTTTTTGATGAAGTCCTGATCCTCACTATCCTGCTGAGTGTTATTGTGGTTATGCTTGACAGCGTCAGCGGGATCGCGGCTGTATATGGCGGATTATTCTATATCCTGGAATGGATTTTCACGATCCTCTTTACGGTGGAGTATTTTCTGCGCCTGATCTGTGTTGGCCGCCCTCTCCGATATGCTACAAGTTTCTTTGGGATCATTGACCTGCTGGCAATTCTCCCCACATATCTCAGCCTGCTGCTGCCTGGAAGCCGCTACCTGCTGGTGATCCGAAGCTTAAGGTTACTCAGGATCTTCAGAGTGCTCAAACTTGTCCAGTATGTTGGCGAAGCTGATTTATTAATAAAAGCCTTACAAGCAAGCCGGCGAAAAATAACCCTGTTTCTGTTTGCGGTTTTGAACCTGGTGGTGATACTCGGCTCCCTTATGTACGTAATTGAGGGGGCAGAAAGCGGATTTACCAGTATCCCGAGGAGTATCTACTGGGCGGTCATAACCCTCACAACCGTAGGCTACGGGGACATTGTCCCTGTGACCAATCTCGGGCAGGCACTGGCATCGGTTATCATGATCATCGGTTATAGTATCATCGCAGTCCCGACAGGGATTGTGACATCCGAGATCACCTTTGCAAGCAAAAATCTAAACGGCAGGGTATGCCAGAATTGCAGTTTCGAGGGGCATGACAGCGATGCTAAATTCTGCAAGCGCTGCGGGGCAGAATTGTAA
- a CDS encoding RHS repeat domain-containing protein yields MEWYLSDHIGSTSLMVDETGLEVECTDYFPYGQVRFGGLEKYGFIGQENDADTGLMYYSASIIHLSTGFLPSRIQCFLIRIIRRH; encoded by the coding sequence ATGGAGTGGTACCTTTCAGACCACATAGGCAGCACTTCTTTGATGGTTGACGAAACCGGGCTTGAGGTAGAATGCACCGATTACTTCCCATACGGTCAGGTTCGGTTCGGCGGGCTGGAGAAATATGGGTTTATCGGGCAGGAAAATGATGCCGATACAGGGTTGATGTACTACAGCGCAAGTATTATTCACCTGAGTACAGGGTTTTTGCCCAGTCGGATACAATGCTTCTTGATCCGTATAATCCGCAGGCATTGA
- a CDS encoding RHS repeat-associated core domain-containing protein yields the protein MEWYLSDHIGSTSLMVDENGLEIERTDYFPYGQVKSGGLEKYGFTGQENDADTGLMYYGARYYSPEYRVFVQPDTMLPDPYNPQALNRYSYVLNNPVKYTDPTGHIVIPAIVIAAVKVVSTVIDYGWNLYDFATDSWTIIDPNSNAFDKEVAKIGLGLDIASELLDPDELSPINTPTDDITRKALKDQISREVKEEVLENAAKNAGKSGMIDPSKVRYTQSSISRTFSNSDETVDDLIEGLKNGNVDPSKVEPIRIFEMNGKLYSLDHRRLYAYKQVGLDIPYEYASPAQIRKDWDKKLTTTNDGVSIKIRNGGR from the coding sequence ATGGAGTGGTACCTCTCCGATCACATAGGCAGCACTTCCCTGATGGTTGACGAGAATGGGCTTGAGATCGAACGCACCGATTACTTCCCATACGGACAGGTAAAGTCAGGCGGTCTGGAGAAATACGGGTTTACCGGGCAGGAGAACGATGCCGATACAGGGTTGATGTACTACGGTGCAAGGTATTATTCGCCTGAGTACAGGGTTTTCGTTCAGCCGGATACGATGCTTCCTGATCCGTATAATCCGCAGGCGTTGAACAGGTATTCTTATGTGCTGAACAACCCGGTGAAGTATACTGATCCAACCGGGCATATCGTAATTCCAGCAATAGTTATTGCTGCCGTTAAAGTTGTTTCAACTGTAATAGATTATGGTTGGAATTTGTATGATTTTGCAACGGACTCGTGGACAATAATAGATCCAAACTCGAATGCTTTCGACAAAGAAGTTGCAAAAATTGGATTAGGTTTGGATATTGCTTCGGAATTACTTGATCCTGATGAATTGTCACCGATTAATACTCCGACGGACGATATAACAAGAAAAGCACTTAAGGATCAAATAAGTAGAGAAGTTAAAGAAGAAGTTTTAGAGAATGCTGCTAAAAATGCAGGCAAGAGTGGAATGATCGATCCAAGTAAAGTAAGGTACACTCAAAGCAGTATTAGTAGAACATTTAGTAATTCCGATGAAACAGTAGATGATTTAATAGAAGGATTAAAAAATGGAAACGTTGATCCTTCTAAAGTCGAACCTATAAGAATTTTTGAAATGAATGGAAAACTGTACTCGCTTGATCATAGAAGATTATATGCATATAAACAAGTTGGGTTGGATATACCATATGAATACGCAAGCCCAGCTCAAATAAGAAAGGATTGGGATAAGAAGTTGACAACGACTAATGATGGGGTAAGTATTAAAATCAGAAATGGTGGTCGATGA
- a CDS encoding Imm64 family immunity protein, with protein sequence MGSYISIGLTYGIVQRFANLVYDDATNNKIEKELKKLIEYFLDSDGIIKNIKYSEDLEGEHWKEVNSPSPFFPRDCYKSFSRGFYGEVAVHADILKRRGVDLIMRLEKQSEFFGFLLDIKEEDLLETHSKEEIGYMTEELIDTMMSIYKYSKYDYTFCDQEAEFKYSLSSLKKLKEDVYSIVIIPDSDNNSFTVIKSDWNIDGLTGREKYGKEIRFPQNV encoded by the coding sequence ATGGGTAGTTACATCTCAATTGGTCTTACTTATGGAATAGTACAAAGATTTGCAAATCTTGTGTATGATGATGCTACTAATAATAAAATAGAGAAGGAATTAAAAAAATTAATTGAATATTTTTTGGATTCTGATGGGATCATCAAAAATATCAAATATAGTGAAGATTTGGAGGGAGAACACTGGAAAGAAGTAAACTCTCCATCTCCTTTTTTCCCACGTGATTGCTATAAAAGTTTTTCAAGAGGATTTTATGGAGAAGTTGCAGTTCATGCTGACATACTAAAACGTAGAGGTGTTGATCTTATAATGAGGCTCGAAAAACAATCTGAGTTTTTTGGCTTTCTGTTGGATATAAAAGAAGAAGATCTGTTGGAAACTCACTCAAAGGAAGAAATAGGATACATGACGGAAGAGTTAATTGACACAATGATGAGCATATATAAGTATTCAAAGTATGACTACACATTTTGTGATCAGGAAGCGGAATTTAAGTATTCTTTATCAAGCCTAAAAAAATTGAAAGAAGATGTCTATTCAATAGTCATCATTCCAGACTCGGACAACAATTCATTTACTGTCATCAAGAGCGATTGGAATATTGATGGTCTAACTGGCAGGGAAAAATATGGAAAAGAGATAAGATTCCCTCAAAATGTCTGA